The Myxococcaceae bacterium JPH2 genome has a window encoding:
- a CDS encoding RNA polymerase subunit sigma-70, producing MYEQLSDEELFAEVTRRRNSGEPFSGPLGALCARWARPSRYVVSKIQASYGRGSPADADELFQDAVGKFIARGLDQFRGVSEQMPGKSASPKTFFLRIVKHVAIDFYRRNREDLAHAPVNPDDAMEESPAEIARAVEGSKRRDERAEAQELYWAAYARLQQEHPKEAGAWELYHHEDVEDHEECARRLNITVVNSYKRVSRAQAYLRLYLLELQGEASPEEEA from the coding sequence GTGTACGAGCAGCTCTCGGATGAGGAATTGTTCGCGGAGGTGACCCGCCGCCGCAACTCGGGTGAGCCGTTCAGTGGCCCGCTCGGAGCGCTGTGCGCGCGGTGGGCCCGTCCTTCGCGGTACGTCGTCAGCAAGATTCAGGCGAGTTATGGCCGGGGCTCACCCGCGGATGCGGATGAGCTCTTCCAGGACGCGGTGGGGAAGTTCATCGCCCGCGGCTTGGATCAGTTCCGTGGCGTGTCTGAGCAGATGCCCGGCAAGAGCGCGTCGCCGAAGACGTTCTTCCTGCGCATCGTCAAGCACGTGGCCATCGACTTCTACCGGCGGAACCGGGAGGACCTCGCGCACGCGCCCGTCAATCCGGACGACGCGATGGAGGAGTCTCCCGCGGAGATCGCCCGCGCGGTGGAGGGCTCGAAGCGCCGGGACGAGCGCGCCGAAGCTCAGGAGCTTTACTGGGCCGCGTACGCGCGGCTCCAGCAGGAACACCCAAAGGAGGCTGGAGCATGGGAGCTTTATCACCACGAGGACGTGGAGGATCACGAGGAATGCGCACGTCGCCTGAACATCACCGTGGTCAACTCCTACAAGCGCGTCAGTCGAGCGCAGGCCTATCTGCGGCTGTACCTGCTCGAGCTGCAGGGCGAAGCGAGCCCCGAGGAGGAAGCATGA
- a CDS encoding metallophosphoesterase: MSARTIVIGDLHGCYHEALELLAKVGATQSDRVIFAGDLVDRGPQQRECVELAMQHEAILGNHEEKHLQQRHRADEKLLPDHLETRRALEPRHFDWLERLPHYLRLPEHNAVVVHAGMMPGIPVEAQDPYHLLHAQCIQPPSKKSYWPSKAPETATFWTNHWRGPERIIFGHTVFDRPLVTEHAVGIDTGCVYGRSLTAVVLPSWELVSVPARDTYRGGKSVARIPVHGDVCAFS, translated from the coding sequence ATGTCCGCGCGTACCATTGTCATTGGCGACCTCCACGGCTGCTACCACGAGGCCTTGGAGCTGCTCGCCAAGGTCGGCGCGACGCAGAGCGACCGCGTCATCTTCGCGGGCGACCTCGTGGACCGTGGGCCTCAGCAGCGCGAGTGCGTGGAGCTGGCCATGCAGCACGAGGCCATCCTCGGCAACCACGAAGAGAAGCACCTCCAGCAGCGACACCGCGCCGACGAGAAGCTGCTGCCCGACCACCTGGAGACGCGCCGCGCGCTAGAGCCCCGTCACTTCGATTGGCTGGAGCGACTGCCGCACTATCTCCGGCTACCCGAGCACAACGCCGTCGTGGTGCACGCGGGCATGATGCCCGGCATCCCCGTGGAGGCACAGGACCCGTATCACCTGCTGCATGCACAGTGCATCCAGCCACCCTCCAAGAAGAGCTACTGGCCCTCCAAGGCCCCCGAAACCGCGACCTTCTGGACGAACCACTGGCGCGGACCGGAGCGGATCATCTTCGGCCACACGGTGTTCGACCGACCGCTTGTCACCGAGCACGCGGTGGGAATCGACACGGGCTGCGTCTACGGGCGCTCGCTGACCGCGGTGGTGCTGCCGTCCTGGGAGCTGGTCTCCGTGCCTGCTCGGGACACGTACCGGGGTGGCAAGTCCGTCGCGAGAATCCCCGTGCACGGCGACGTGTGCGCCTTCTCCTAG